The sequence AAACGCCAGGTCAATATTATTGACACTCCCGGGCACGTTGATTTTACCGCGGAGGTGGAGCGCTCCCTGCGCGTATTGGACGGAGCCGTGGCGGTTTTCTGCGCCGTGGGCGGCGTCCAGCCCCAGTCGGAGACCGTCTGGCGGCAGGCCGACCGTTACCATGTTCCCCGCATAGCTTTTATCAACAAAATGGACCGGGTCGGCGCGGATTTTGAGCGGGTCGTGCATGAAATCAAAACCCGCCTGCGCGCGCCCGCCGTTGCGCTTCATATGCCTTATGGCCGGGAAGACCAATTCAAAGGACTCATTGACTTGTTCTCCATGCGGGCTTTGATTTTTGACGAGAACACTCTCGGTTCCGTGATGGAGACCGTCGCCATTCCCCCCGAAATGGCCGGCCGGGCCGAGGAAGCGCGCGCGCGCTTGGTTGAGGCGGTTGCCGAAGTTGACGAAACAGTCTTGGCGGCTTTTCTGGAAAGTCCGGACGTTGCCCCCGAAATTCTCAAGGCCGGGCTGCGCCGGGCCGTGATTGCCGGGCGTCTCGTGCCGGTTTTGTGCGGGACCGCTTTGCGCAACAAGGGCATCCAGCCGGCGCTGGACGCGGTCGTTGATTACCTGCCGTCCCCGTTGGATATCCCTCCCGTCCGCGGGTTCCATCCCAAAACCGAGGAGCCGCTCGTCCGGGAAACCGGCGATTTCCAGCCGCCGGCCGCTCTGGCCTTCAAGGTTATGCACAGCTCTTACATGGGAAAGATGATTTTCGTCCGGCTTTACAGCGGCACGCTTAAAAAAGGACAGAACGTTTACAATCCGCGGACGAACAAACGCGAAAAAATTTCCCGCCTTTTGCGGATGCACGCCGATGAATACCAGGATATTGACGCGCTTTACTCCGGCGATATCGGCGTGATTACCGGTCTGAAAACTGCCACCACGGGCGATACGCTCTGCGTTGAAAACAAGCCCATCAGCCTTGAGCGCATCCGTTTCCCGGAGCCGGTGGTTTCCATGGCGATTGAGCCGAAAACCAAGGCCGACCGGGATCAGCTGTCCGAGGCGCTGTCCTCCCTGGCCGACGAAGACCCCACTTTCCGCGTTTCCGTCAATCCGGACACCGGCCAGACTCTCGTCAGTGGGATGGGCGAATTACACCTGGAGATCATAAAGAACCGCATCTGGCATGAATATCGGGTGCAGGCCAACGCCGGCCAGCCGATAGTGGCTTATCGCGAAAGCATTCGGAAGACGGCCTCCGCGAATTTTATCTTTGACCGCGAAATCGGCGGCAAACGGCAGTTTGCCTCGCTGACGCTCGCGGTCGCCCCGGGCGCGAGGGACGGCGGCGCGGCCGTGGTTTTTAAAGTCAAGCCCGACCGCTTGCCGCTGATTTACCGGGACGGAGCGGAAAGCGGGATCAATGACGCCATGGTAACGGGCGTCCTCGGGCATTATCCCATGATTGATCTTAGAGTTGAAGTGGTTGACGCCTCTTTTGATCCCCATGATTCCAGCGAGACCGCTTTCCGGACCGCCGCGGTCATGGCTTTCCGCGAGGCGGCGAAGCGCGCCGCCCCGGTCCTCCTTGAGCCGATTATGGCGCTTGAAATCACAACGCCGGATGAATATATTGGCGATGTTCTCGGGGATCTCAACGCGCGCCGCGGCAAAATAGCGAGCGTGGTCAGCCGGCCGCCGGCGCAGATAATCAACGCCAGCGTGCCCCTCATGGAGCTTTTTGGATATACGACCACTTTGCGGTCGCTTACGCGGGGCCGTGGCAGTCATACCATGGAGCCGATCGCGTTTGAAGTTGTCCCCGAACAGGTTCAGGAAAAGGTTTTAAGCCGGTAAATTGAAATGGAAAATCAGCGTATACGAATAAAATTAACGTCTTATGATTTCCGGGCGCTGGATCAATCGGCCGGAGAAATTGTTGAGACGGCCAAAAGAACCGGCGCCAGAGTTGCGGGTCCGATGCCGCTTCCGACCCGGATCTCAAAATACTGCGTCAATCGCAGTCCGCATGCCGACAAGAAGTCCATGGAACAGTTTGAAATCAGAACACACAAGCGCCTTCTGGACATTATCAATCCGACCGCCAAAACGGTGGACGAATTGAAAAAACTGAATCTGCCGGCGGGTGTGGATATCTCCATTAAAATATGAGTTTGCCATGCAGGGATTAATAGGAAAAAAAATAGGGATGACCAGCGTCTTTGACAAGGAAGGCCGCCAGATTCCCGTCACGATTTTGGAGTGCGGGCCGTGTGTCGTTTTGCGGCATAAAAAACGGGAGACGGATGGTTACGAGGCGGTCCAGCTGGGATATGCCGATGTAAAGGAAAAAGATATCTCCCGGCCGGAAGCCGGTTTTTTCCGCAAATCGGGAATTACGCCAAAAAAATACTGCCGGGAATTCGACTGTGAAAAGAACGACAGTCTGAAAGTCGGCGACGTGATTACCGTAAAACTTTTTGAAGGAGTCGGTTATGTGGATGTCAGCGGCGAGACCAAGGGCAAGGGATTTCAGGGCGTCATCCGCCGCCATCACATGAGCGGCGGCGTCATGACCCATGGCGGGCATTCCAAGCGCCGGGTCGGCTCGGTCGGCTGCCGCGAATTGCCCGGGCGGATTCACAAGGGAAAAAGAATGCCGGGGCATCTGGGGCACGTCCATATCACGCAGCAGAATCTGAAGGTTATTCAGGTGCGCCCCGAAGAAAACGTGATGCTTGTGAGCGGGGCCGTCCCCGGTCCGCGGGGCGCCGTTCTAACCATGGAAAAATCGCGCAAAAAGGGACAATGAGTAAAACGCCTATATTGGATCTTCAGGGCGGCCGCATCGGTGAATATGATTTTCCCGACGAGCTGCTGGTTTTGAACCGCGGCGGCCAGGCGGTGCACGAGGTGATCGTTGCCCACCGCGCCGGATTGCGGGCGGGAACAGCTTCCACCCTGAATAAGGGCCTTGTTGCCGGAAGCAATCGCAAGCCTTGGCGGCAGAAGGGGCTCGGCCGGGCCCGCGCCGGCTATCGGCAGTCTCCGGTCTGGCGCGGCGGCGGGGTTGTCTTCGGTCCCAAACCGCGTTCCTATGCCAAGACCGTTCCGAAAGGCGTGGCCGCGCTCGCTTTCAGCCGCGTCGTCAGCGAAAAGGTGGCCGGCGGCGGAGTGAAAGTGTTGAACGATTTGAAATTGACGGAGGGCAAATCCCGTGAAATCGCCGCCCTGCTTAAGCAGTTGGATGTCAAGGGGCGCGTCCTGATTGTGGTCGCGAAGCTTGACGAAAACCTGAAGCGCGCCGCGCGCAATATCGGCCGCGTTGTGCTTTCCCCCGCCGGCGATGTCAGCACTTACCAGCTGATGCTTTGCCCGACCATGCTGATTACGCGGGACGCCGCCGATATTCTGCTCAACCGGCTCCGTAAAATAACCGGGAAGGAAGGGCAATCATGAAATCGCCGCATGTCATCCTGCAGACTTTGCGTTTGTCCGAAAAGGGATCGCGGGAAATTGAAAAACATAATTGTTATTTCTTCAAGGTTGACCCCGCCGCCAACAAGCTGGAAATCAAAAGGGCGGTGGAGGAGATTTTCAAGGTGCATGTGGCCGGGGTGAACACGATGAACTGCCGCGGGAAAAAAAAGAGAGAAAGAAGCATGAAATACGGCCGCACGTCGTCATATAAAAAGGCAATGGTAACCCTGCGGAAGGGCGAGAAAATTGAAATTGCGTAAAGGACGTTATGACTCTTAAAGTTTACAGACCGGTAACTCCCTCGCAGCGTTTCCGGGCGGTTGTGGCCGCCGAAGGGATGGCGAAATCCGGGCCGGAAAAAAGACTGCTGTCGCCCCGGAAAGCGCGGGCGGGCCGCAATTTTTCGGGCAGGGTAACAATCCGCCACCGCGGCGGCGGCGTCCGGCGTCATGACCGCATTATTGATTTTAAGCGCGGCAAGTTTAATGTCGTCGCCCGGGTGGCGGCTATTGAATACGATCCCGGCCGGTCGGCGCGGATAGCCTTGTTGTGTTACGCGGACGGCGAAAAAAGATACATTCTCGCTCCGCTCGGACTTGCGGTGGGGGCGCGGGTGCTTTCCGGCGCTTCGGCCGAACCGGCGGTCGGCAACATGCTTCCGCTGGAAAAAATTCCGCTCGGACTCACCATTCACAATATTGAACTGGAGCCCGGCAAAGGCGGCCAGCTTGTCCGCGGGGCCGGAATGGGCGCGGTTTTAATGGCGCGGGAGGGGAATTACGCGCATGTGAAACTGCCGTCGGGCGAAATTCGCATGATTAATGTGAAATGTATGGCAACCATCGGCCAGGTCGGCAATCTGGAGCATGAAACCGTCAGTTACGGCAAGGCGGGCGCGGCCCGCTGGCGCGGAATCAGGCCGACGGTGCGCGGCCGCGCCATGAATCCCATTGATCACCCCCTGGGCGGCGGCGAAGGAAAGGCGACCGGCGGCCATCCGCGTTCGCCCTGGGGCCAGTATGCTAAAGGCGCAAAAACCAGAAATGTGCGCAGCCGGTCAAGCCGGTTCATTGTATCACGGAGAAAATAACCATGGCGCGTTCGCTTAAAAAAGGACCTTATGTTGAGGCAAGTTTGCTGGCCAAAGTTGAGCGTTTGAACCGTTCCGGCGAAAAACGTCCGATCAAGACATGGTCGCGCCGTTCCATGATCATCCCCGATTTTATCGGGCACACTTTTGCCGTGCACAACGGCAAAACGCATATTTCCGTTTTCGTGACGGAAAACATGGTCGGCCACCGGCTCGGCGAGTTTTCTCCGACCCGTATTTTCAAGAAACACGGCATGCATACCGAGAAAACCCAGGAAAAGACCTGATGAAAATAAGCGCTTCCGCAAGGTTCGTGAGGATTTCGCCTTCCAAGGTAAGGCCGTTCGCGCGCCTTTTGAAGGGCAAGTCCCTTAAAGAGGCCTCGGCCGCCGCCCGTTTCAGCCCGCAGAAAGGCGCCTTTTTCGTGGGGAAACTGTTGAAGTCAATGGCGGCCAACCTGGCCGTCAAGGAATTAAACGGCAATAATTTTTATGTTGAAAAGGTGGCGATAGAGCAGGGGCCGACCGCCAAACGTTTTTGGCCGAGGTCGCGGGGCATGGCCCAGCCGATTGCCAAGCGGACGTGTCATATCAGGGTAGTTTTGTCAGATGTAAAAGGAAGCGGAAAGGAGTAACTTTGGGCCAGAAAGTAAATCCGATCGGACTGCGCGTAACCGTCAATAAAAACTGGCGGTCCAGGTGGTTTGCCGACAAACGGCAATTCGGCGACTTGTTCCACGAGGATATTAAAATCAGGGAACTGATTAAAAAGCGACTGCAGAACGGGGCCGTGCCGGAAGTCATGATTGAAAGATACGCGAACCGCGTGCGCGCCACCATCTTTACCGCCCGGCCGGGCATCGTGATCGGGCACAAGGGGCAGGATGTTGAGAAACTCCGCGCGGAACTGGCAAAACTTTCGGGTAAGGAAATTTACCTGGAAATAAAGGAAATCCGCGACGCGGATTTGAACGCCCAACTGGTGGCGGAAAATATCGCCGTGCAGCTTGAACGCCGGGTGTCTTTCCGGCGGGCCATGAAAAAGGCGATCAAAACCGCCATGGACCTTAAGGCGCTCGGCATTAAAGTATTGGTTTCGGGCCGGCTGGGCGGGGCGGAACTGGCGCGGCGGGAGAGTTACAAGGAAGGCAAGGTGCCCCTGCATACCTTGCGCGCCAATATTGATTACGGTTTTGCCGAAGCGCATACTGTGGCCGGCAAGGTCGGAATCAAAGTGTGGATCTGCCGTCCGCCGGAAGAAAATAATGTGAAAAGCGAGGTGCGCCGTGCCGGAAATGCCTAGCAGAGTAAAGTACCGCAAAGTTCAGCGGGGAAGCATGAAGGGCTATGCCACCTCCGGCAATGCGCTGGCGTTCGGCCAGTACGGCTTGCAGGCGCTGGACCGTTCCTGGGTAAAGGCCACCCAGATTGAGGCCTGCCGCGTTTCCATCAACAGGCATTTGAACCGGAAGGGCAAGGTGTGGGTGCGTATTTTCCCCGACAAGCCCATCAGTAAAAAACCGCTGGAGACAAGAATGGGCCGCGGCAAGGGCGAGCCGGAGTTCTGGGTGGCGGTCGTTAAAGCCGGCCGCATGTTGTTTGAAATTGACGGCGTGAGTGAACGCGTGGCGCGCGAATCCATGCGCCTGGCGGCTTCCAAACTGCCGATCAGGACACGTTTTGTTTCGCGCCGCGTAAGCTACGGTTAATAGTGCAAAAATGAAGACAAAAGAACTGCGCGAGTTGGCAACGGATGAATTGAAACAGTCGTATCAGGAGCGGCTGAAGGAATACTTTGACCTGCGCAAGGTCAAGGCGACGGGTAAGCTGGATAATCCGTTGCAGCTCAGACAAAAACGCCGCGATATCGCCAGAATAAAAACTCTTTTGAATGAACGGACGCGTGAAAGGGCTGGAAGCAATGCCGCAAAATAATCAGAAACGGGGAAAACGCAAGCAGAGAACGGGCGTTGTCATAAGTTGCGAGATGCAGAAGACCATCGTCGTCAGGGCCGTGCACCGCGTGCGGCATCCCGTCTACGGCAAGGAGATGAAAATTTCCCAGAAAATGTACGCCCATGACGAAAAGCGCGAGGCGAAAACCGGCGACAAGGTTTTAATTATGGAAACCAGGCCTTTGAGCAGGCTAAAACGCTGGCGGCTGGTCAGGGTGTTGCAGTCCGGCGCCGTTTTGCCGCGGCAACGCGGGGCGGAAGCGTCCGGTCCGGAGACCGCGCCGGCCGGCGGCGATCAGAAATCGGAAGTTGAAAACATAAAAACATGATTACCGAGGAAACAATTCTGAAAGTGGCTGATAATACCGGCGCGCGGACTGCAAAATGCTTCCGCATTCTCGGCCAGAGGAAGCGCTACGCATATATCGGCGATTTAATCAAGGTGTCAATCCGGGAGGCTCAGCCCGGCGGACTGGTCAAAAAAGGCGAGGTCCGTCTGGCCGTTATTGTCAGAACGCGCAAGCCGATCCGGCGCGCGGATGGTTCTCTGCTGCGTTTCGGCGGCAACGCCGTGGTGTTGATTGACGAGGAGTTGAATCCGATCGGAACGCGCATTTTCGGTCCGGTGGCCCGCGAATTGCGCGAAAAAAAAATGGCCAAGATCATATCCCTGGCCCCGGAAGTGTTATAGGAAAAATATTTTATGCCCGCAAAAGTCCATATTCGCAAAAATGATGTTGTCCTGGCCCGCGCCGGCGGCGCGGCCGCCGGCAAAAAAACCGGCAAGGTGCTCCAGGTGTTTCCGGGCAAGCGCTGCGCGATCGTGGAGGGACTCAATTTCGTCCATAAAACACTGCGCAAAAGTCAGGATAATCCGAAAGGCAGTATTATCAGGAAAGAAGCTCCCATTAACCTGGCTAATCTGATGCTTTATTGCCCGCATTGCAAAAAAGGGGTCAGAATTAAACGGCAACCGGATGAAAACCGCCGCAAAATCAGGACATGCCGGAAATGCGGCCATAAATTTGATTAGAAATCATGAGCGCAAGGCTGAAAGAAAAGTATCTGAAGGAAGTCAGGCCGCAGTTGATGAAAGCGCGGGGGTATGCGAACCAGATGCAGGCGCCCCGGCTGGTTAAAATCGTGGTCAACATGGGCATTAATTCTTCCGTGGAGAAAGACGCGGTTAAAATGCTGGCGAATGACCTGGCGGCTATCACCGGACAATATCCGGTTCTCTGCAAGGCGCGCAAGAGCATCGCAAATTTCAAACTGCGCAAAGGAATGCCGGTCGGGGCGAAAGTGACTCTGCGGGGGGAGCGCATGTTTGAGTTTTTTGACCGTTTGGTGAACGTCGTTCTGCCCAGAATGCGCGATTTCCGCGGCGTTTCTCCCGATGCTTTTGACGGGCGCGGGAATTACGCGCTGGGCATGCGGGAACAAACCGTTTTCCCGGAAATTAATATTGATAAGGTGAAAAAGGCGCAGGGAATGGATATCGTGATTGCGACAACCGCGTTGTCAAACGACGCGGCCCGGGATTTGCTGCGTTTGCTGGGCATGCCGTTCGCGGCGCCCAGGAAGGAGAAGCAAGGAGGATTAAATTGACAAAAACTTCGTTAATCGTCAAGGCGAGCCGCAAGCCGAAGTTCCGCGCCAGGGCTTACCGGCGCTGCCGGCGCTGCGGGAGGCCGCGGGCGTTTATGCGTAAATTTCAGCTTTGCCGGATATGTTTCCGGGAATTGGCCTCAATCGGCCAGATACCGGGCGTGACTAAATCAAGTTGGTAACTCATCATGAATCAGACCGATCCTATTGCCGATATGCTGACGCGCATCCGCAACGCGAATTCCGCGCGGGCCCGCACGGTGGAAATGCCGCACTCCAAGATGAAAGGAACCATTGCGCGGATTCTGAAGCGCAACGGTTTCATCCATGATTTTATCGCCGAAGGCGGCGGACACAACAAGCTGCTGCGTTTGTTTTTAAAATACGGCGAGAACGGCGAACCCGTAATCCGCGGCTTGCGCCGGATCAGCAAGCCGGGCCTGCGCCGTTATGTCGCCGCCCGGACGGTTAAGTCGGTAAAAAGCGGCACGGGAATAGCCATTATCAGCACCTCCCGGGGCATTCTTACGGACAGCGAAGTCCGGGAGCAGAAAGTCGGCGGCGAATGGCTTTGTATCATTTGGTAACGAACGGAATATTTGTTATGTCAAGAATTGGAAAAAAACCGATAGAAATTCCCGCGGGAGTTGAAGTTCAACTGCAGGGGCGGGACGTATGCGTCAGCGGCCCGAAGGGCAAGTTGAAAATGAGCCTTCCCGGCGTTTTTGAGGCGGTCCTCAAAGATAAAACAATCGTCATTTCCCCGAAAGTCAAGGGCGAAAAAATCGGCGCTTTGCACGGGCTTTACCGCAGCCTGGCCGCGAACATTGTCAAAGGCGTAGCCAGCGGATATTCCAAGTCGCTTGAAATTCAGGGCGTGGGCTTCAAGGCCGCCGTCCAGGGCAGAAAAATCACCTTGAATCTCGGTTTTTCCCGGCCGGTTGAAATGGCTATTCCCGAAGGAATAGAAATCAAAATGGATGACAACGTCAACCTGACCATCAGCGGCCCGGATAAACAGCGGGTGGGCGATTTTGCCGCGCACGTCAAATCTCTCTTCCCGGCCGAGCCCTACAAGGGAAAGGGAATCAGGTTCAAGGGGGAATACGTCCGGCGGAAGGTCGGCAAAACGGTGGCTTAAAATGAAATTAAAGAACAGGCTTGATTATAAACGGCGGCGGCACAACCGTCTGCGGCAGAAGGTGCGGGGGTCCGCGGGCCGTCCGCGGATGAGCGTTTGCATCAGCAATCGGCATATCTACATTCAGTTCATTGATGACGAGACGGGCAGCACGCTGGCTTCCTTTTCCACGGCGGGCTTGAAAAATGAAAGCAAGCTCAATGTAGCCGCGGCCGAGGCGGCGGGGCGCAAGGCGGCGGAAATGGCGGCCGGCAAGGGAATCAAACAGGCTGTCTTTGACCGCGGCGGGCTGGCTTACGCCGGGCGGATCAAGGCGATCGCCGAGGCGGCGCGAAAAACAGGAATAAGGTTATGAGCGTAAAATTGACGGATCGGGCAGTTGATGATGTTTTGACCGGCGA comes from Kiritimatiellia bacterium and encodes:
- the fusA gene encoding elongation factor G, coding for MVVLLDNLKKNDVLSNDGAAREARERMNPLADVRNFGIIAHIDAGKTTLTERILYYAGRLHKMGEVHEGTAKMDWMIQEQERGITITSAATTCFWQKRQVNIIDTPGHVDFTAEVERSLRVLDGAVAVFCAVGGVQPQSETVWRQADRYHVPRIAFINKMDRVGADFERVVHEIKTRLRAPAVALHMPYGREDQFKGLIDLFSMRALIFDENTLGSVMETVAIPPEMAGRAEEARARLVEAVAEVDETVLAAFLESPDVAPEILKAGLRRAVIAGRLVPVLCGTALRNKGIQPALDAVVDYLPSPLDIPPVRGFHPKTEEPLVRETGDFQPPAALAFKVMHSSYMGKMIFVRLYSGTLKKGQNVYNPRTNKREKISRLLRMHADEYQDIDALYSGDIGVITGLKTATTGDTLCVENKPISLERIRFPEPVVSMAIEPKTKADRDQLSEALSSLADEDPTFRVSVNPDTGQTLVSGMGELHLEIIKNRIWHEYRVQANAGQPIVAYRESIRKTASANFIFDREIGGKRQFASLTLAVAPGARDGGAAVVFKVKPDRLPLIYRDGAESGINDAMVTGVLGHYPMIDLRVEVVDASFDPHDSSETAFRTAAVMAFREAAKRAAPVLLEPIMALEITTPDEYIGDVLGDLNARRGKIASVVSRPPAQIINASVPLMELFGYTTTLRSLTRGRGSHTMEPIAFEVVPEQVQEKVLSR
- the rpsJ gene encoding 30S ribosomal protein S10, with product MENQRIRIKLTSYDFRALDQSAGEIVETAKRTGARVAGPMPLPTRISKYCVNRSPHADKKSMEQFEIRTHKRLLDIINPTAKTVDELKKLNLPAGVDISIKI
- the rplC gene encoding 50S ribosomal protein L3, producing MQGLIGKKIGMTSVFDKEGRQIPVTILECGPCVVLRHKKRETDGYEAVQLGYADVKEKDISRPEAGFFRKSGITPKKYCREFDCEKNDSLKVGDVITVKLFEGVGYVDVSGETKGKGFQGVIRRHHMSGGVMTHGGHSKRRVGSVGCRELPGRIHKGKRMPGHLGHVHITQQNLKVIQVRPEENVMLVSGAVPGPRGAVLTMEKSRKKGQ
- the rplD gene encoding 50S ribosomal protein L4; translated protein: MSKTPILDLQGGRIGEYDFPDELLVLNRGGQAVHEVIVAHRAGLRAGTASTLNKGLVAGSNRKPWRQKGLGRARAGYRQSPVWRGGGVVFGPKPRSYAKTVPKGVAALAFSRVVSEKVAGGGVKVLNDLKLTEGKSREIAALLKQLDVKGRVLIVVAKLDENLKRAARNIGRVVLSPAGDVSTYQLMLCPTMLITRDAADILLNRLRKITGKEGQS
- the rplW gene encoding 50S ribosomal protein L23 yields the protein MKSPHVILQTLRLSEKGSREIEKHNCYFFKVDPAANKLEIKRAVEEIFKVHVAGVNTMNCRGKKKRERSMKYGRTSSYKKAMVTLRKGEKIEIA
- the rplB gene encoding 50S ribosomal protein L2, which gives rise to MTLKVYRPVTPSQRFRAVVAAEGMAKSGPEKRLLSPRKARAGRNFSGRVTIRHRGGGVRRHDRIIDFKRGKFNVVARVAAIEYDPGRSARIALLCYADGEKRYILAPLGLAVGARVLSGASAEPAVGNMLPLEKIPLGLTIHNIELEPGKGGQLVRGAGMGAVLMAREGNYAHVKLPSGEIRMINVKCMATIGQVGNLEHETVSYGKAGAARWRGIRPTVRGRAMNPIDHPLGGGEGKATGGHPRSPWGQYAKGAKTRNVRSRSSRFIVSRRK
- the rpsS gene encoding 30S ribosomal protein S19; the protein is MARSLKKGPYVEASLLAKVERLNRSGEKRPIKTWSRRSMIIPDFIGHTFAVHNGKTHISVFVTENMVGHRLGEFSPTRIFKKHGMHTEKTQEKT
- the rplV gene encoding 50S ribosomal protein L22, with product MKISASARFVRISPSKVRPFARLLKGKSLKEASAAARFSPQKGAFFVGKLLKSMAANLAVKELNGNNFYVEKVAIEQGPTAKRFWPRSRGMAQPIAKRTCHIRVVLSDVKGSGKE
- the rpsC gene encoding 30S ribosomal protein S3, coding for MGQKVNPIGLRVTVNKNWRSRWFADKRQFGDLFHEDIKIRELIKKRLQNGAVPEVMIERYANRVRATIFTARPGIVIGHKGQDVEKLRAELAKLSGKEIYLEIKEIRDADLNAQLVAENIAVQLERRVSFRRAMKKAIKTAMDLKALGIKVLVSGRLGGAELARRESYKEGKVPLHTLRANIDYGFAEAHTVAGKVGIKVWICRPPEENNVKSEVRRAGNA
- the rplP gene encoding 50S ribosomal protein L16, producing the protein MPSRVKYRKVQRGSMKGYATSGNALAFGQYGLQALDRSWVKATQIEACRVSINRHLNRKGKVWVRIFPDKPISKKPLETRMGRGKGEPEFWVAVVKAGRMLFEIDGVSERVARESMRLAASKLPIRTRFVSRRVSYG
- the rpmC gene encoding 50S ribosomal protein L29 yields the protein MKTKELRELATDELKQSYQERLKEYFDLRKVKATGKLDNPLQLRQKRRDIARIKTLLNERTRERAGSNAAK
- the rpsQ gene encoding 30S ribosomal protein S17 — encoded protein: MPQNNQKRGKRKQRTGVVISCEMQKTIVVRAVHRVRHPVYGKEMKISQKMYAHDEKREAKTGDKVLIMETRPLSRLKRWRLVRVLQSGAVLPRQRGAEASGPETAPAGGDQKSEVENIKT
- the rplN gene encoding 50S ribosomal protein L14; its protein translation is MITEETILKVADNTGARTAKCFRILGQRKRYAYIGDLIKVSIREAQPGGLVKKGEVRLAVIVRTRKPIRRADGSLLRFGGNAVVLIDEELNPIGTRIFGPVARELREKKMAKIISLAPEVL
- the rplX gene encoding 50S ribosomal protein L24, with translation MPAKVHIRKNDVVLARAGGAAAGKKTGKVLQVFPGKRCAIVEGLNFVHKTLRKSQDNPKGSIIRKEAPINLANLMLYCPHCKKGVRIKRQPDENRRKIRTCRKCGHKFD
- the rplE gene encoding 50S ribosomal protein L5, encoding MSARLKEKYLKEVRPQLMKARGYANQMQAPRLVKIVVNMGINSSVEKDAVKMLANDLAAITGQYPVLCKARKSIANFKLRKGMPVGAKVTLRGERMFEFFDRLVNVVLPRMRDFRGVSPDAFDGRGNYALGMREQTVFPEINIDKVKKAQGMDIVIATTALSNDAARDLLRLLGMPFAAPRKEKQGGLN
- a CDS encoding type Z 30S ribosomal protein S14, with product MTKTSLIVKASRKPKFRARAYRRCRRCGRPRAFMRKFQLCRICFRELASIGQIPGVTKSSW
- the rpsH gene encoding 30S ribosomal protein S8; this translates as MNQTDPIADMLTRIRNANSARARTVEMPHSKMKGTIARILKRNGFIHDFIAEGGGHNKLLRLFLKYGENGEPVIRGLRRISKPGLRRYVAARTVKSVKSGTGIAIISTSRGILTDSEVREQKVGGEWLCIIW
- the rplF gene encoding 50S ribosomal protein L6, whose translation is MSRIGKKPIEIPAGVEVQLQGRDVCVSGPKGKLKMSLPGVFEAVLKDKTIVISPKVKGEKIGALHGLYRSLAANIVKGVASGYSKSLEIQGVGFKAAVQGRKITLNLGFSRPVEMAIPEGIEIKMDDNVNLTISGPDKQRVGDFAAHVKSLFPAEPYKGKGIRFKGEYVRRKVGKTVA
- the rplR gene encoding 50S ribosomal protein L18; amino-acid sequence: MKLKNRLDYKRRRHNRLRQKVRGSAGRPRMSVCISNRHIYIQFIDDETGSTLASFSTAGLKNESKLNVAAAEAAGRKAAEMAAGKGIKQAVFDRGGLAYAGRIKAIAEAARKTGIRL